From a region of the Labrus mixtus chromosome 5, fLabMix1.1, whole genome shotgun sequence genome:
- the LOC132974690 gene encoding ubiquitin-associated protein 2-like, protein MMTSVVSNQSRGTRDKMLPTTTQTTQPQKQIQATAEQIRLAQMIYDKNDADFEDKVKQLIEVTGKTQDECMVALHDCNEDVNRAINFLLESTSDTNSWETVGKKRNIGKEGGPSEIKDSREKRGLERETSRGRGGSNRRGRGISRGREGRVEENGFEVAPGERRGDPGRRGRGRGTGTRGRGRAAAGNRFSTQGMGIFNPADYSANSGNRQETWEGDGNEHAEGAGTWTGNVEDWTSEDWNEDLSETKVFTASSAPVNHITPGQNVDLASLLPKAGMTSMDSDLGVIVDGPSAEDLGQSLVFTNSHHNGRTATHSYAHATANSYAHAASAGTTYAHAALSSVLGSGFGSLNAPKPTPSSDMRTSEQLNGPRLGQRVGQTLATTSNSNVSKDAGPPPIQNPAPAPSPSVDVKPQRVENGPVTAQHLEMKLQPEPSAVLSQLAQRQQQSSILPTTEPLGLSQSHAPQVPTPPGHESSIPPMRDGASPGAKLPGMEPPITEAPQRQLKAQRRRVPPPSKIPSSAVEMPGSADIPGLNLQFGALDFGPEAGSGTVDMAQAESAREQAPAQAPAPAAPAPMSVTSTVPIQQPQSSLFSKPGTVSDHMSSLPPAVSDPSFPSPSVGLPSATPSPSLGLPSAAAPPSSSAPTAANRVESSGPRTLPPHLGYSQSKDIQSAVTMTNGYSGMKTQSTQDSKYPQHSTRTVKTESPVMTSDSGPSHHIPSPAVTPSHSTAMMSLNSHVTSTHSSGSALPTSSSLTISHEDSSSANLHAFSSSSSQVVNPSPAPQAVSSLTTNGLHLSGAPGLTPNGSNATLSAAVSRTAPLLTATSGKAPPNLAQGVPPLLANQYIMGPGGLLPAYPQIYGYEDLQMLQSRLPMDYYGVTFPGTTAAMPGRDGLANNPYTGEATKFGRNDASSPAPPTSLSTAGVQSQAQQAPQAGSQGQGQGQSQGQQAQNQAFLNPPLPPGYGYTGLPYYAGMPGVPSAFQYGPTVFVPPASAKQQTMGLANPSNQYHQQHQPSYGQHAYSTAFDDLSQAHGGEYSKGGYGGSAQSQAKSAGSGPGKAPGLSGSGTGGGVPDMGGSIYSKTQSFDKQGFHTGTPPPFSLPSALGGTGPLNPGGAPGYAPAPFLHILPPHQQPHSQLLHHHLTQDGQGGPGQRGASSSMQQKTQGSKSSYGSSPYWAN, encoded by the exons atgatgACTTCAGTGGTCAGCAACCAATCCCGGGGGACTCGGGACAAAATGCTGCCCACcaccacacaaacaacacaaccacAGAAACAGATACAG gccacagcagaacagattcgtTTAGCCCAGATGATCTATGACAAAAATGATGCAGACTTTGAGGACAAGGTCAAACAG CTGATTGAGGTTACTGGGAAGACTCAAGATGAGTGCATGGTAGCCCTCCATGACTGCAACGAAGATGTAAACAGAGCCATCAATTTCCTGCTGGAGAGCACCTCTGACACA AACTCCTGGGAAACTGTGGGGAAGAAGCGGAACATTGGGAAAGAAGGAGGACCCTCAGAGATAAAAGACAGCAGGGAGAAGAGAGGACTAGAGAGGGAGACCAGTCGTGGACGTGGGGGGTCTAACAGGAGGGGCAGAGGCATCAGCCGAGGGCGTGAAG GTCGGGTCGAGGAGAATGGGTTTGAGGTGGCTCCtggagagagacggggagacCCAGGACGCAGGGGGCGGGGAAGAG GGACAGGGACTCGTGGGAGAGGAAGAGCAGCTGCTGGCAACAGATTCTCCACCCAGGGAATGGG TATCTTCAACCCTGCTGACTACTCTGCTAACTCTGGAAATCGGCAGGAAACATGGGAAGGGGATGGCAACGAACATGCAGAGGGAGCCG GAACATGGACAGGCAATGTAGAAGACTGGACTTCAGAGGACTGGAATGAAGAT TTGTCTGAGACCAAGGTATTCACCGCCTCTTCTGCTCCAGTGAACCACATCACACCTGGACAAAA TGTGGACTTGGCTAGCCTGCTACCCAAGGCTGGAATGACTTCTATGGACTCTGATTTGGGGGTGATAGTTGATGGCCCCTCAGCCGAGGATTTGGGCCAAAGCCTGGTGTTTACCAATTCCCACCACAATGGACGCACTGCAACACACAGCTACGCACACGCCACAGCCAACAGCTATGCCCATGCCGCCTCTGCTGGCACCACCTACGCACATGCTGCACTG TCCTCTGTCCTGGGTTCTGGGTTTGGGTCCCTTAATGCGCCTAAGCCAACACCTAGCTCTGACATGAGGACTTCAGAGCAGCTCAACGGCCCTCGGCTTGGCCAGAGAGTCGGCCAGACATTGGCCACAACCAGCAACAGTAATGTTTCCAAAGATGCAGGGCCACCTCCAATACAGAACCCTGCTCCTGCCCCTTCTCCCTCTGTCGACGTCAAGCCTCAGAGGGTTGAGAACGGCCCTGTTACTGCCCAACACT TGGAGATGAAGCTTCAGCCAGAACCATCAGCGGTGCTTAGCCAGCTAGCTCAGAGGCAACAACAGTCGTCCATCCTCCCCACCACAGAGCCTCTGGGCCTGTCCCAGTCACACGCTCCACAGGTTCCCACACCACCAG GTCATGAGTCCTCCATCCCTCCCATGAGAGATGGAGCCTCTCCTGGAGCCAAGCTGCCAGGCATGGAGCCTCCAATCACAGAAGCCCCTCAGCGGCAGCTAAAGGCCCAAAGACGCAGAGTACCTCCTCCCTCAAAG ATTCCGTCGTCAGCCGTGGAGATGCCAGGCTCTGCAGATATACCTGGCCTGAATCTTCAGTTTGGAGCTCTTGACTTTGGGCCTGAGGCTGGTAGTGGAACAGTAGACATGGCACAGGCAGAGTCGGCCAGAGAGCAAGCCCCTGCTCAGgccccagctccagcagctccgGCACCCATGTCTGTCACAAGCACTGTTCCCATTCAGCAGCCACAGAGCAGCCTGTTCTCCAAACCAGGAACTGTGAG TGACCACATGAGCAGCTTACCTCCAGCCGTATCAGACCCCAGCTTCCCCTCACCATCCGTGGGCTTGCCCAGTGCCACGCCCTCCCCTTCCCTGGGTCTTCCTAGTGCAGCCGCTCCACCTTCTTCCTCAGCTCCCACAGCAGCCAACCGGGTGGAGAGCAGTGGCCCAAGGACCCTGCCACCTCACCTGGGCTACTCTCAGAGCAAAGATATACAGTCAGCAGTTACCATGACG AATGGCTACAGTGGTATGAAGACACAGAGCACACAGGACAGTAAGTACCCTCAGCATT caacGAGAACAGTGAAAACGGAGTCTCCTGTCATGACAAGTGACAGTGGTCCCAGCCACCACATCCCCTCCCCTGCAGTTACACCTTCCCACTCCACAGCAATGATGTCGCTCAACAG tcaCGTGACCAGTACTCACTCGTCTGGATCAGCCCTCCCCACAAGCTCGTCTCTCACT ATCAGTCATGAGGACAGCAGCAGCGCCAACCTCCATGCATTTTCATCGTCGTCCAGCCAAGTTGTCAATCCTAGTCCTGCTCCCCAGGCTGTCAGCAGCTTGACCACCAATGGTTTGCACCTATCTGGAGCACCAGGACTAACTCCTAATGGCTCAAACGCCACACTGTCGGCTGCAGTCAGCCGCACGGCTCCTCTGCTCACCGCCACATCAG GAAAAGCTCCCCCAAACTTGGCCCAAGGAGTGCCGCCTCTACTGGCTAACCAGTACATCATGGGCCCTGGTGGCTTGCTCCCAGCATACCCG CAGATCTATGGATACGAAGATTTGCAAATGCTGCAGTCTCGTCTTCCAATG GACTATTACGGTGTAACATTCCCTGGTACCACGGCCGCTATGCCTGGAAGAGATGGCCTGGCTAATAATCCATATACTG GTGAGGCAACAAAGTTTGGCAGGAATGACGCTTCGTCTCCCGCTCCCCCAACCAGCCTGTCCACAGCTGGAGTACAGTCGCAGGCCCAGCAGGCTCCACAGGCAGGATCACAGGGTCAGGGCCAGGGACAGAGCCAGGGTCAGCAGGCACAGAACCAGGCCTTCCTGAACCCTCCTCTTCCCCCAGGCTATGGATACACTG GTCTGCCGTACTACGCTGGTATGCCGGGGGTTCCCTCAGCCTTCCAGTACGGCCCCACCGTCTTTGTGCCTCCTGCTTCAGCCAAACAACAGACGATGGGCCTGGCCAACCCCTCCAATCAGTACCACCAACAGCATCAGCCCAGTTATGGACAGCATGCGTACAGCACAG cctTTGATGACCTATCTCAAGCCCACGGTGGGGAGTACAGTAAGGGAGGGTACGGAGGCTCTGCCCAGTCGCAGGCCAAGTCAGCGGGCAGCGGCCCAGGGaaag CACCAGGACTGTCAGGGTCGGGGACTGGTGGAGGAGTACCAGACATGGGAGGTTCGATCTACAGCAAAACTCAG TCATTTGACAAGCAAGGCTTCCACACAGGGACACCGCCTCCCTTCAGCCTGCCTTCAGCACTGGGGGGAACGGGGCCCCTGAATCCTGGTGGAGCTCCTGGCTACGCCCCTGCTCCGTTCCTGCACATCTTGCCGCCACACCAACAGCCCCACTCCCAGCTACTGCACCATCACCTCACACAGGACGGACAG GGTGGTCCAGGTCAGCGCGGTGCATCCAGCAGCATGCAGCAGAAGACCCAAGGCAGCAAGTCCAGCTATGGCAGCTCCCCCTACTGGGCCAACTGA